In the Palaeococcus pacificus DY20341 genome, one interval contains:
- a CDS encoding TIGR02253 family HAD-type hydrolase yields the protein MIKVVLFDLDDTLVDTTKLAERARRNAVENMVKHGLPVDFETAYNELLDLINEYGSNFSRHFDYLLRRLDLSYNPKWVAAGVIGYHNTKFTQLKDVKNAKKALIKLSSMGLRLGIVTDGDPIKQWEKILRLELEDFFEHVIISDFEGVKKPHPKIYQKALKLFGVEPEEAVMVGDRLYSDIYGAKNVGMHTVWFRYGKRKNSDLDYREYADFEIHDLLELPKLLEGLRNEESSNKEVHAHR from the coding sequence ATGATCAAAGTAGTGCTCTTTGATTTGGATGACACTTTGGTGGATACAACTAAACTGGCGGAGAGGGCTAGGCGAAACGCCGTAGAAAATATGGTTAAGCATGGATTACCTGTTGATTTTGAAACCGCTTATAATGAGCTTTTAGACTTGATTAACGAATACGGAAGCAACTTTTCTCGTCATTTCGATTATCTTTTGAGGCGTTTGGATTTGTCCTACAATCCTAAGTGGGTAGCTGCTGGGGTTATTGGCTATCACAACACAAAGTTTACGCAGCTGAAGGATGTGAAGAATGCGAAAAAAGCCCTAATAAAGCTGAGCTCAATGGGACTCAGGCTTGGGATAGTGACGGATGGAGATCCAATAAAGCAGTGGGAAAAAATTTTGCGGCTTGAACTTGAAGACTTTTTTGAACACGTCATTATATCTGACTTTGAAGGTGTTAAAAAGCCCCATCCAAAGATATACCAAAAGGCGCTAAAGCTCTTTGGCGTTGAGCCAGAAGAGGCCGTTATGGTTGGCGATAGGCTCTATTCTGACATATATGGAGCCAAAAACGTTGGGATGCACACCGTTTGGTTCCGCTACGGTAAGAGGAAAAACTCCGATCTGGACTACAGAGAATATGCGGACTTTGAGATTCACGATTTGCTTGAGCTTCCAAAGCTCTTGGAGGGGCTCAGAAATGAGGAAAGTTCAAATAAGGAAGTTCATGCTCATAGATAG
- a CDS encoding DUF3783 domain-containing protein → MILLIGFDKGEVKALRDTLNEYRIYEIPEYCRDWVLQEIVEKAEKLEGSGNWHVRKFFLMHGLKDTQVREALEKVKALKMGRIIFATTTPTSLTWTLEDLMRELIKEDEHFRELEKRKASRVYLDLNIGKD, encoded by the coding sequence ATGATACTTCTGATAGGTTTTGATAAGGGCGAAGTTAAAGCACTTAGGGATACTCTAAACGAGTATCGTATCTATGAAATTCCTGAGTATTGTAGAGACTGGGTGCTTCAGGAGATAGTTGAAAAAGCCGAGAAGCTTGAGGGGAGCGGCAACTGGCATGTGAGAAAGTTCTTTTTAATGCATGGGCTAAAAGATACTCAAGTTAGGGAAGCTTTAGAAAAGGTAAAGGCTTTAAAAATGGGCAGGATAATTTTTGCGACTACGACACCAACATCACTTACTTGGACGCTGGAGGACTTGATGAGGGAGCTGATTAAAGAGGATGAACACTTCCGGGAGCTTGAAAAGAGGAAAGCCAGTAGGGTCTATCTAGATTTGAATATAGGGAAGGATTAA
- the cobB gene encoding NAD-dependent protein deacetylase yields the protein MIEEAAKLIAHSRFLIAFTGAGISAESGIPTFRGNGGLWENYKVEEVATPEAFKRNPKLVWEFYKMRMRKMRKAKPNKAHIALAELENKGILKGVITQNIDDLHREAGSKNVIELHGNIYRVKCTSCDYKENLKESGRLDEFLDEDELPKCPKCGSLLRPDVVWFGEPLPETALNNAFNLARRVDICLVIGTSGQVFPAAYIPYIVKDNKGSIIEINPHESGITPIADIFLRGRAGEVMEELLRKIWECLDKC from the coding sequence ATGATAGAGGAAGCCGCAAAACTGATAGCTCACTCGAGGTTTTTAATAGCCTTCACAGGGGCAGGCATAAGTGCTGAAAGTGGAATACCAACTTTTAGGGGAAATGGTGGGCTTTGGGAGAACTACAAAGTTGAAGAGGTAGCAACGCCTGAAGCCTTTAAGAGGAATCCCAAGCTTGTTTGGGAGTTTTATAAAATGCGAATGCGGAAGATGCGAAAAGCGAAGCCCAACAAAGCTCATATTGCCTTGGCAGAACTTGAAAATAAGGGAATCCTTAAAGGAGTCATCACCCAGAACATAGATGACCTCCACAGAGAAGCAGGGAGTAAAAACGTAATAGAACTTCACGGCAACATTTACCGTGTTAAGTGCACTTCCTGTGATTACAAGGAGAACTTAAAGGAAAGCGGTCGATTGGATGAGTTTTTGGATGAGGATGAGCTGCCTAAATGTCCCAAGTGCGGCTCTCTTTTGAGACCCGATGTGGTGTGGTTTGGAGAGCCCCTGCCTGAGACTGCTTTAAATAACGCGTTTAACCTAGCGAGGCGAGTTGATATCTGTTTGGTTATAGGTACGAGTGGTCAAGTTTTTCCAGCAGCTTACATTCCGTACATAGTTAAGGACAATAAAGGAAGTATCATAGAAATTAATCCTCATGAGAGCGGCATAACTCCAATAGCGGACATCTTTTTGAGGGGAAGAGCAGGAGAAGTCATGGAAGAACTTTTAAGGAAGATTTGGGAGTGTCTGGACAAGTGTTAG
- a CDS encoding ASCH domain-containing protein translates to MRKVQIRKFMLIDSAYKSKILKGKKTTTIRFGKYEAKPGNEIYIVVRPSDTAIAKAKIKGITRKKVGELTNEDAKKDGFSDVRELMRALNKIYGELHKDDEVSIIEFELIKPLEGIPLKLLKGLNYKEPDEVAKLYVESGVSASRDVDLIVKHIYENGLKSALKRYGPMRVKKAVLDAYHKLYAEGII, encoded by the coding sequence ATGAGGAAAGTTCAAATAAGGAAGTTCATGCTCATAGATAGTGCATACAAAAGCAAGATACTCAAGGGTAAGAAAACCACTACAATACGGTTCGGCAAATACGAAGCAAAGCCCGGCAACGAGATTTACATTGTAGTTAGGCCCAGCGATACTGCAATAGCTAAAGCAAAGATTAAAGGAATAACACGGAAAAAAGTTGGAGAGCTCACAAATGAAGACGCCAAAAAGGACGGCTTCAGCGATGTTAGGGAGTTAATGAGAGCATTGAACAAAATTTACGGCGAGTTGCACAAGGACGATGAGGTGAGCATAATAGAGTTTGAGCTCATAAAGCCTCTCGAAGGAATTCCCTTGAAGCTTTTGAAAGGGCTCAACTACAAAGAGCCGGATGAAGTTGCAAAGCTCTATGTGGAAAGTGGCGTGAGCGCTTCTAGAGATGTTGATTTGATAGTCAAGCACATTTACGAAAATGGCCTTAAAAGCGCCCTAAAGCGCTACGGCCCAATGAGAGTTAAAAAAGCTGTTTTAGATGCATATCACAAGCTCTATGCTGAGGGGATTATTTGA
- a CDS encoding adenosylcobinamide amidohydrolase, translating into MHYIHSFDEEMLALSNAPHNGGLFKAKGFFFMHVHKNYDGDYKKDCLEFERKNGLNNFVGFMTAAEIPKVLSAAKIGSVEAYVTAGITNPAIAGEEPPKFVSRTINIALVINEGLTVGALANAIMTATEAKTYTLLKLGYEATGTTSDGIGVFANEGEIEWAGTATKLGINIGKAVRKALKESLRKWEASL; encoded by the coding sequence ATGCACTACATTCACTCCTTTGATGAGGAGATGCTCGCCCTAAGCAATGCTCCGCACAACGGCGGCCTGTTTAAAGCTAAAGGCTTCTTCTTCATGCACGTCCACAAAAACTACGACGGCGATTATAAAAAGGACTGCCTTGAATTTGAGCGGAAAAATGGATTAAATAACTTCGTGGGCTTTATGACCGCAGCAGAGATTCCTAAAGTTCTAAGCGCTGCCAAAATAGGAAGCGTTGAGGCTTACGTCACCGCTGGGATTACCAACCCGGCCATAGCAGGAGAAGAGCCGCCGAAGTTCGTAAGTAGGACCATAAACATAGCCCTCGTCATAAATGAAGGCCTAACTGTTGGAGCTTTGGCAAACGCCATAATGACTGCAACAGAGGCGAAAACATACACACTCCTAAAGCTCGGCTATGAAGCTACGGGCACTACAAGCGACGGTATAGGGGTTTTCGCTAATGAAGGGGAGATAGAATGGGCTGGAACCGCCACCAAATTGGGCATCAATATAGGAAAGGCCGTTAGAAAAGCTTTGAAAGAGAGCTTGAGAAAATGGGAAGCTTCACTGTAG
- the cobT gene encoding nicotinate mononucleotide-dependent phosphoribosyltransferase CobT: MMLVVLGNTEVSTIPGISVAGATPELTKLTPPADAEYLFHEKPKIIDVIPVTPEGHPTPAIITKAAKELADFPIIIVRGGTYLAPLVPYVHISDVVGRDFRKEKALPEAREIIEKARLFGEQLNKLGLKEVVIGESTPGGTTTAQAILWALGYEAKTSSAAPNNPQNLKAQVIEEGFKRAGINKGDLANEPLSALEEFGDPMMATVIGISQEFKGEVVLAGGTQMLSISALLKALGEDLGRFMIATTKWVANDESSTFKETAKGIGIAYYYAELDFSRSRFKGLQDYERGYVKEGVGAGGAVWLAVKKGFTVEDVAKKVDELYERLMEL, translated from the coding sequence ATGATGCTCGTAGTTTTGGGCAATACAGAGGTTTCTACAATACCTGGAATAAGCGTTGCCGGAGCAACTCCTGAGCTAACAAAGCTAACGCCCCCAGCTGATGCAGAGTACCTTTTCCACGAAAAGCCTAAAATCATTGATGTGATACCAGTTACTCCCGAAGGGCACCCAACGCCAGCTATAATCACTAAAGCTGCAAAGGAGTTGGCTGATTTTCCAATAATTATCGTTAGAGGCGGAACTTATTTAGCACCTCTCGTTCCGTACGTGCATATAAGCGATGTTGTAGGGAGGGACTTTAGAAAGGAGAAAGCCCTGCCTGAAGCGAGGGAAATCATTGAGAAGGCTAGGCTCTTTGGAGAACAACTTAATAAGCTCGGCTTGAAAGAGGTAGTCATCGGAGAGTCCACACCAGGAGGAACGACCACAGCTCAAGCCATTTTATGGGCTCTTGGCTATGAAGCAAAGACTTCATCAGCAGCTCCAAACAATCCTCAAAACCTTAAGGCACAGGTGATTGAAGAAGGCTTCAAGAGAGCTGGCATAAATAAGGGGGATTTAGCTAACGAACCTCTTAGTGCTTTGGAAGAGTTTGGAGACCCAATGATGGCAACTGTAATAGGGATTTCTCAGGAATTTAAAGGCGAAGTGGTTTTAGCTGGTGGAACTCAAATGCTCTCAATATCTGCATTGTTAAAGGCTTTAGGCGAAGACTTAGGCAGGTTTATGATTGCAACCACGAAGTGGGTTGCCAACGATGAGAGCTCCACGTTTAAGGAGACCGCAAAGGGGATTGGGATTGCCTACTATTATGCGGAGCTTGACTTCTCAAGGAGCAGGTTTAAAGGACTCCAAGACTACGAGAGGGGCTACGTTAAAGAAGGAGTCGGCGCTGGAGGTGCTGTCTGGCTCGCGGTGAAGAAAGGCTTCACAGTCGAAGATGTTGCAAAGAAAGTTGATGAGCTCTATGAGAGGCTGATGGAGCTTTAG
- a CDS encoding cobyric acid synthase encodes MGKALMIQGTSSGAGKSLLALALCRIFSNLGYDVVTFKSQNMSLNSAPSIEGGEISRAQYLQALACKKKPSVKFNPILLKPEGGMRSQVVFMGKPIGSVSAKEYMLSKKEELFSKAMKVLDELLEKHDIVVIEGAGSPVEINLKDYDIANMRVAKHAKAKVILVTDIDRGGSFASIVGTMELLSEEERKLVMGFIFNKFRGDASLLKPGLDYLEQRYGKKVLGVIPYTEHKIPEEDSLTEFPKVKGELHIQIVKLPHISNFTDFEPLHWANGIDYVSNAEEIKGDVIIVPGSKNTVEDLLWMRENGIEDAILEAHKDGAFVIGVCGGFQMLGKKIIDEVESKRGKINGVGLLETKTFFARTKRTNHLKAQILWKPLGGMVVEGYEIRMGRSTSERHFSVIHEINGRPTFEYDGAIGERAFGTYLHGIFHNFDFTERFLNMLRAEKGLEPISVGRWSLEEEIERFAKIVEKSIDVDYILGKLGL; translated from the coding sequence ATGGGAAAAGCCTTAATGATTCAGGGAACGTCTTCAGGGGCTGGAAAGTCTTTATTAGCCCTCGCATTATGCAGAATCTTCTCAAACCTCGGATATGATGTTGTGACTTTTAAGAGCCAAAACATGAGTCTAAATTCCGCTCCAAGCATAGAGGGTGGAGAAATTAGCCGAGCACAGTATCTACAGGCTTTGGCATGTAAAAAGAAGCCCTCCGTGAAGTTCAACCCTATCCTTCTCAAGCCGGAGGGGGGCATGAGGAGCCAAGTTGTGTTTATGGGAAAGCCTATAGGAAGTGTTTCCGCTAAGGAATATATGCTCTCCAAGAAGGAGGAGCTCTTTTCAAAAGCCATGAAAGTCTTGGATGAGCTGCTGGAGAAGCACGACATCGTTGTAATCGAAGGTGCTGGCTCTCCGGTAGAGATCAACCTCAAAGATTACGACATTGCTAACATGCGTGTTGCCAAGCACGCCAAGGCTAAGGTCATTTTAGTCACGGACATAGACAGGGGAGGAAGTTTTGCCTCAATAGTAGGGACTATGGAGCTCTTAAGCGAGGAGGAGCGAAAACTCGTAATGGGTTTCATTTTCAACAAGTTCCGCGGTGATGCCTCTCTCCTTAAGCCCGGCTTAGACTATTTGGAGCAAAGGTACGGGAAGAAAGTTTTAGGGGTAATTCCTTATACGGAGCATAAAATTCCAGAAGAAGATTCTCTAACAGAGTTCCCGAAGGTTAAGGGTGAGCTACACATTCAAATTGTCAAGCTCCCACACATAAGCAACTTTACAGACTTTGAGCCCCTCCACTGGGCGAACGGGATTGATTACGTGAGCAACGCTGAAGAAATTAAGGGCGATGTTATAATCGTTCCAGGGAGCAAAAATACTGTTGAAGACTTGCTCTGGATGAGAGAAAATGGAATTGAAGACGCTATACTTGAGGCACACAAAGATGGAGCTTTTGTTATAGGTGTCTGTGGCGGCTTCCAGATGCTCGGGAAAAAGATAATCGACGAGGTCGAGTCTAAGAGAGGCAAAATCAATGGGGTTGGGCTCTTAGAGACTAAAACCTTCTTTGCCAGAACCAAAAGAACTAACCACCTAAAAGCACAAATTCTGTGGAAACCTCTTGGAGGCATGGTCGTTGAGGGCTATGAGATTAGGATGGGACGCTCTACCTCGGAAAGGCATTTTTCGGTAATCCACGAAATCAACGGGAGGCCAACTTTTGAGTATGATGGAGCCATCGGCGAGAGAGCTTTTGGGACTTATCTGCACGGCATCTTCCATAACTTCGACTTTACGGAAAGGTTTTTGAACATGCTCAGGGCTGAGAAAGGTCTTGAACCCATAAGTGTAGGCAGATGGAGCCTTGAAGAAGAAATCGAGAGGTTTGCTAAAATAGTGGAGAAGAGCATCGACGTGGATTACATTTTGGGCAAGCTTGGACTATAA
- a CDS encoding tRNA (guanine(10)-N(2))-dimethyltransferase, with product MEFKEVREGKAKILVPKAERIYDAPVFYNPVMAFNRDLSVLALRVLEPKEALDALSATGVRGIRYALETPVREVWMNDINPEAFNLIVENIKLNFDGALEVKEKKAILEGDKRLISTNKDANLLMDEAFRYFDFVDLDPFGSPMPFLDASLRAVKRKGFLGITATDTGVLCGAYKNACLRKYNARPLRGELCHETGLRILIGAVARYIGKYDLGFRVLFAYYKDHYFRVFLKLEDGAKKGDETVEKLGYVYFDQKTGKFEVENAFLPSRKGAYGPLWLGELKDEKFVEALYNEAQKAELAKKRKVLECLERVRGELDVPLFYELSMVAKRNKLEVRKPDLIVEALEERGFLASRTHISPTGIKTNAGLSDVVDVLRSLQ from the coding sequence TTGGAGTTTAAAGAGGTGAGAGAGGGCAAAGCTAAAATTTTGGTGCCGAAAGCCGAGCGCATTTATGATGCTCCCGTTTTCTACAATCCGGTTATGGCGTTTAATAGGGATTTGAGTGTTTTAGCACTTCGTGTTTTAGAACCTAAAGAAGCGTTGGATGCTCTCAGCGCGACAGGTGTTAGGGGGATTCGCTATGCCCTTGAGACCCCCGTGAGAGAGGTCTGGATGAATGATATAAATCCTGAGGCCTTCAATCTAATCGTTGAGAACATTAAGCTGAATTTTGATGGAGCTCTCGAAGTAAAAGAAAAAAAGGCTATTTTAGAGGGAGATAAAAGACTCATATCAACCAACAAAGATGCCAATCTATTAATGGACGAAGCATTTAGGTATTTCGACTTCGTAGATTTAGACCCCTTTGGCTCTCCAATGCCATTTTTGGATGCTTCACTTAGAGCTGTCAAGAGAAAGGGCTTTTTGGGCATTACAGCAACAGATACGGGTGTTCTCTGCGGGGCATATAAAAATGCATGCCTTAGGAAGTACAATGCGAGACCTTTAAGGGGTGAGCTGTGCCACGAAACCGGACTGAGAATTTTAATCGGCGCTGTGGCGAGGTATATTGGAAAGTACGACCTTGGATTTAGAGTTCTCTTCGCTTACTACAAAGATCACTACTTTAGAGTGTTCCTAAAGCTCGAGGACGGTGCTAAGAAGGGTGATGAGACTGTAGAAAAGCTTGGCTATGTTTATTTCGACCAAAAAACTGGCAAATTTGAAGTTGAGAATGCCTTTTTGCCCAGCCGTAAAGGCGCTTACGGCCCATTGTGGCTTGGCGAACTTAAAGATGAGAAGTTCGTGGAGGCGCTCTATAATGAGGCCCAAAAAGCCGAGCTCGCTAAAAAGCGCAAGGTATTAGAGTGTTTGGAGAGGGTTAGGGGAGAGCTCGACGTACCGCTGTTCTATGAGCTCTCGATGGTGGCAAAGAGGAACAAGCTCGAAGTCAGAAAGCCAGACCTCATAGTTGAAGCGCTCGAGGAGAGGGGCTTTTTAGCGAGCAGGACACATATCTCACCCACGGGCATAAAAACAAACGCAGGGCTCAGCGATGTGGTTGATGTTCTCAGGTCTCTACAGTGA
- the cobZ gene encoding alpha-ribazole phosphatase CobZ gives MIEELEAKGITLERMLDTALELYIGNDAEKVRGQLREIILHYLNDINVQALLKAALLLEENFKVEGDPVNLVADELIGIDIAEYIGGKMALFNFFYYDTKKPGILRELPPFLDDAVGGFIAGCMTRLFEPLLPSEEEEQEYEENGDIIADNKGKHTD, from the coding sequence ATGATTGAGGAACTCGAAGCTAAAGGCATAACCCTTGAGAGAATGCTCGATACCGCTTTGGAACTTTACATTGGAAATGATGCGGAAAAAGTTAGAGGACAGCTTAGAGAGATTATACTCCACTATCTAAACGACATCAACGTCCAAGCCCTTCTAAAAGCCGCTCTACTCTTAGAGGAGAACTTTAAAGTTGAAGGAGATCCCGTAAACCTCGTGGCGGATGAGCTCATAGGAATTGACATAGCCGAGTACATTGGTGGGAAGATGGCGCTCTTCAACTTCTTCTACTATGACACCAAAAAGCCGGGGATTTTGAGAGAGCTGCCGCCGTTTTTGGACGATGCCGTTGGGGGGTTTATAGCTGGATGCATGACAAGGCTATTTGAGCCTCTTCTGCCATCGGAGGAAGAGGAACAGGAATACGAAGAAAATGGTGATATAATAGCTGACAACAAAGGGAAGCACACCGACTAA
- a CDS encoding ABC transporter substrate-binding protein yields MRKVTYLFVVLMIGVLVSGCISQPTPETITQTMTTTATETITKAPEYYPLMIKDFADREVKIEKEPQKIVSLAPSITETLYFLGALDRVIGVTQFDDYPPNVQDGRTIIGGFSDPNIEVIASLQPDLIIGTSMHLKYLEQLEKIAPVIIVDPKNIDEIYSQIMLLGKVLNKEKEAEGVVNYMKAEVEDVKFKVEGKEKPKVFFISWWNPIYTPGSGTFQGDLIEIAGGENIFNDLNGWAQVNLESVLARDPDVIILSAHAGVTPEEICKSELAKTSAVKEGRIYVVSDDNAISRPGPRIVEGLEELTLFIHPEAFGYSFQPVACEATG; encoded by the coding sequence ATGAGAAAGGTAACCTACCTGTTTGTGGTGTTGATGATAGGTGTCCTCGTCAGCGGCTGTATAAGTCAACCAACTCCAGAAACCATAACTCAAACGATGACGACCACAGCTACCGAGACCATTACCAAAGCGCCCGAATACTATCCGCTTATGATAAAAGACTTCGCTGATAGAGAGGTTAAAATTGAGAAGGAACCCCAGAAAATAGTATCGCTCGCACCAAGCATAACTGAGACGCTCTACTTCCTTGGTGCCCTCGATAGGGTCATCGGCGTTACGCAGTTTGATGACTATCCTCCAAATGTTCAGGATGGGAGGACAATTATAGGCGGCTTCAGCGATCCCAACATTGAGGTCATAGCCTCACTCCAGCCTGACCTCATCATAGGAACATCCATGCACCTTAAGTACCTCGAGCAGCTTGAAAAAATAGCCCCCGTCATAATCGTCGACCCCAAGAATATCGATGAGATATACTCTCAGATAATGCTTCTTGGAAAGGTCCTCAACAAGGAAAAGGAAGCTGAAGGAGTTGTTAACTATATGAAGGCCGAAGTTGAGGACGTTAAGTTCAAGGTTGAGGGCAAGGAAAAGCCGAAGGTCTTCTTCATAAGCTGGTGGAACCCAATTTACACACCGGGAAGTGGCACCTTTCAGGGTGACCTGATAGAGATTGCAGGCGGTGAGAACATCTTTAATGATTTGAATGGCTGGGCTCAGGTTAACCTCGAGAGTGTGCTCGCGAGGGATCCCGATGTGATAATTCTCTCCGCTCACGCGGGCGTTACTCCCGAGGAAATATGCAAGAGCGAGCTGGCAAAGACGAGCGCGGTTAAAGAGGGAAGGATATACGTGGTGAGCGACGACAACGCCATCTCAAGGCCCGGGCCGAGGATAGTTGAAGGTCTCGAGGAGCTTACCCTGTTTATCCACCCCGAGGCCTTTGGATACAGCTTCCAGCCTGTGGCGTGCGAGGCCACCGGCTGA
- a CDS encoding NTP transferase domain-containing protein, giving the protein MIIILAGGKSTRMGKEKPVLKIAGREMLLWVYEQASKVGETLIALSKNTPKTKELCLREGIHFIETPGNGYVHDVQWLLRELGTFVSVASDIPFVRASDLALMMKELERRKLSLTGVLPLSRVPKGLKPAVYRGYAIVGLNAVAEEGEEFFELTNPLLALNVNTPEELELANRIAKLLRSKFL; this is encoded by the coding sequence ATGATAATCATTCTCGCAGGTGGGAAATCAACACGCATGGGTAAAGAGAAGCCGGTATTGAAAATAGCAGGTAGAGAGATGCTCCTCTGGGTATATGAACAGGCCTCAAAGGTCGGTGAAACCCTTATTGCACTCTCGAAGAACACGCCAAAGACTAAAGAGCTGTGCCTCAGGGAGGGTATACATTTCATAGAAACACCCGGCAACGGATATGTGCACGACGTCCAGTGGCTTTTGCGCGAGTTGGGCACCTTCGTGAGCGTTGCAAGCGATATACCCTTCGTTAGAGCCTCTGACCTTGCTTTAATGATGAAAGAGCTCGAGAGGAGAAAGCTAAGCCTCACAGGGGTTTTACCGCTCTCAAGGGTTCCTAAAGGCCTGAAACCTGCTGTTTATCGCGGCTATGCTATAGTAGGCCTAAACGCCGTTGCCGAGGAGGGAGAAGAGTTCTTTGAGCTAACCAATCCACTCTTAGCTTTAAATGTGAATACTCCTGAAGAGCTCGAACTTGCAAATAGGATTGCCAAGTTGTTGAGGTCTAAGTTTTTATAG
- a CDS encoding 50S ribosomal protein L35ae, whose amino-acid sequence MKGIILNYARGKHNQRNHHMLIEIEGVKSREEASRFIGRKVIWKSKTGKKIMGKIVKPHGEKGVVRARFDIGLPGQALGDEVLIR is encoded by the coding sequence ATGAAGGGTATAATCCTAAACTACGCCAGGGGAAAGCACAACCAAAGAAATCACCACATGCTGATAGAGATTGAGGGAGTGAAGAGCAGAGAAGAAGCCTCTCGCTTCATTGGAAGAAAAGTTATTTGGAAGAGCAAGACTGGGAAAAAGATTATGGGCAAAATAGTAAAGCCCCATGGTGAGAAAGGCGTCGTTAGGGCGCGCTTTGATATTGGGCTTCCAGGTCAAGCTCTGGGCGATGAGGTTCTCATAAGGTGA
- the cobS gene encoding adenosylcobinamide-GDP ribazoletransferase encodes MKNLIPFMTRIPLKGDFEKARHEMWAFPLLAPITSALPALILYFDVPLKNVLALLLLYFTIGLLHLDGLADFADGVMTKGDRERKIKAMKDLNTGIAGVFAVVMILFLQIYSLQLLPFYAIFLAELNSKYAMLLTLATKKPLGEGLGSYFMKAMNKKQLLAGSVLYLTLLLPAVVYSPKSIFSVLGLLIGAYTIKLSLDNFGGINGDCIGATAEITRAGTLLTLAFIWWYL; translated from the coding sequence ATGAAAAACCTCATTCCATTCATGACAAGGATTCCACTCAAAGGGGATTTTGAAAAGGCACGACATGAAATGTGGGCCTTTCCCCTGCTGGCACCCATAACATCAGCCTTACCCGCCTTAATCCTGTATTTTGACGTCCCTCTAAAAAATGTGCTCGCCCTTCTGCTCCTGTATTTTACCATTGGCTTGCTCCACCTTGATGGTCTAGCTGATTTTGCCGATGGGGTAATGACCAAAGGCGACCGCGAAAGGAAGATTAAGGCAATGAAAGACTTAAACACCGGCATAGCGGGAGTTTTTGCCGTTGTAATGATTCTCTTCCTCCAGATTTATTCTCTTCAGCTCCTCCCGTTCTACGCCATCTTTTTAGCAGAGCTCAATTCCAAGTATGCAATGCTCCTCACTTTAGCCACGAAAAAGCCCCTTGGAGAAGGCCTTGGCTCTTACTTCATGAAAGCCATGAATAAAAAGCAGCTCCTCGCCGGGAGTGTGCTCTATTTGACTCTCCTCCTTCCCGCTGTAGTTTACAGTCCAAAAAGCATCTTCTCGGTTTTGGGGCTTTTAATTGGAGCTTACACCATAAAGCTCAGCCTGGATAATTTTGGAGGGATTAACGGCGACTGCATTGGAGCAACAGCTGAGATAACAAGAGCTGGAACGCTTTTGACTTTGGCTTTCATTTGGTGGTATCTATGA